One genomic window of Anoplolepis gracilipes chromosome 5, ASM4749672v1, whole genome shotgun sequence includes the following:
- the Eph gene encoding eph receptor tyrosine kinase isoform X19 gives MAPFNMAGVAGFLATCAAVAASAAHLLPLLLLLICPRGTQADQVVLLDTTTEEKLDWTKYPFGPQANTPGWIEESFTNFDKGINWRSYVVCDVAYNNVNNWLWTPFVERGPANRMYIEIKFTTRDCSLFPGNALSCKETFSLLYYEFDAATKEPPPWEPESYKLIGRIAAGEGRFNTNAEVIINTEVKSIPVTKKGVYFAFRDQGACISILAIKVYYINCPEISVNFARFPSTPTGREVALIEQTLGICVENAVKIAQPTFLCKGDGKWYLPTGGCHCKPGYQADVEKQQCKLCPIGKFKHEAGSHICEPCPEHSKASDYGFTECRCDPGYYRAEKDPKNMPCTQPPSAPQNLTVNFVDQSTVILSWNAPHMQGGRFDTTYKVVCDACSTDVKYIPNTETFNDTKITITGLNAVTTYRFQVFAQNGVSLLTQKKEYVDITVTTEASVPSLVSNVRITSVKSSELSISWDAPVIEVGGDSDLVERYEVRCYPRYDDATNATVIQTSELSATFKGLKPSTDYAIQVRAKTTRGWGEYTPVVFKKTPHAMGLDYVGEDDNMQVRIIAGAVVAVVVLLVIIIIMTVLILRSRASDECNKKQPSDCDTLEYRNGEVTTPLFTPAVGVTAAGAGGAGARSYVDPHTYEDPNQAVREFAREIDAGYITIEAIIGGGEFGDVCRGKLKLPPDGRTEIDVAIKTLKPGSADKARNDFLTEASIMGQFEHPNVIFLQGVVTKSNPVMIITEFMENGSLDTFLRANDGKFQVLQLVGMLRGIASGMQYLAEMNYVHRDLAARNVLVNAALVCKIADFGLSREIESATEGAYTTRVSDRFKLQNQNGGKIPVRWTAPEAIAFRKFTSASDVWSMGIVCWEVMSYGERPYWNWSNQDVIKSIEKGYRLPAPMDCPEAIYQLMLDCWQKERTHRPTFANLTQTLDKLIRSPDTLRKIAQNSVRPPAHNPYYVTSHTAAVQAAVAAAMPPGPAASTAGPFVDIVGHQAHQQAQSAIAVPVMPPGAGRSLHYHTHAATHALPHQQSSLTYPNWVPFSHFN, from the exons tggATAGAGGAATCTTTCACGAACTTCGACAAGGGTATCAATTGGCGGAGTTACGTTGTATGCGATGTAGCGTACAACAATGTGAACAATTGGCTATGGACGCCATTCGTGGAGAGGGGTCCGGCGAACCGCATGtacatagaaataaaattcacgACCCGCGACTGCTCGCTATTCCCCGGGAACGCTCTCAGCTGTAAAGAGACCTTCAGTCTGCTCTATTACGAGTTTGATGCTGCTACCAAGGAACCGCCTCCGTGGGAACCAGaaagttataaacttatcg GTCGCATAGCCGCGGGTGAGGGTAGATTCAATACGAACGCCGAGGTGATAATAAACACCGAAGTAAAGTCGATTCCAGTGACAAAGAAGGGCGTCTACTTCGCTTTTCGCGATCAGGGGGCATGTATATCGATCTTGGCCATCAAGGTGTACTACATCAATTGTCCCGAGATCTCGGTGAACTTTGCCCGTTTCCCGTCCACGCCGACCGGCCGCGAAGTCGCGCTCATTGAACAAACGCTCGGTATTTGTGTCGAGAATGCTGTCAAAATTGCCCAGCCGACCTTCCTCTGCAAGGGAGACGGCAAGTGGTATCTACCAACGGGTGGATGTCACTGCAAGCCCGGTTATCAAGCTGACGTGGAGAAGCAGCAGTGCAAGTTGTGCCCCATAGGCAAGTTCAAACACGAGGCGGGCTCTCACATCTGCGAACCATGTCCGGAACACAGCAAAGCTTCCGATTACGGTTTCACGGAGTGTCGTTGCGATCCGGGCTATTATCGGGCGGAAAAGGATCCCAAGAATATGCCTTGCACGC AACCACCTTCGGCACCGCAAAACTTGACTGTCAACTTTGTCGATCAGTCCACGGTGATCCTTTCCTGGAATGCGCCGCATATGCAAGGTGGCAGGTTCGACACGACTTATAAAGTGGTCTGCGATGCTTGCAGCACGGATGTCAAATACATTCCCAATACT GAAACCTTCAACGACACGAAAATCACGATAACCGGTCTGAACGCAGTGACTACTTATCGCTTCCAAGTATTCGCCCAAAATGGTGTATCGCTGTTGACTCAAAAGAAGGAATACGTCGACATTACTGTTACAACGGAAGCCAGTGTGCCGAGTCTAGTGAGCAACGTTAGGATCACGAGTGTCAAAAGCTCCGAACTTAGCATCAGCTGGGACGCGCCGGTCATCGAAGTCGGCGGAGACAGCGATCTCGTCGAACGATACGAAG TGAGGTGTTACCCGCGCTATGACGACGCCACTAATGCAACCGTCATTCAAACGTCTGAGCTGTCTGCCACGTTCAAAGGCCTAAAGCCTTCCACGGATTACGCGATACAGGTTCGCGCCAAGACCACCCGTGGTTGGGGCGAGTATACGCCGGTGGTATTTAAGAAGACACCCCACGCCATGGGTCTAG ACTACGTCGGTGAGGACGACAACATGCAAGTTAGGATAATCGCAGGGGCAGTCGTCGCTGTCGTCGTACTTcttgtcattattattatcatgacCGTTTTGATCCTTAGAAG CAGGGCCTCGGACGAGTGCAACAAGAAGCAGCCCAGCGACTGCGATACTCTGGAGTACCGAAACGGCGAAG TGACCACGCCGCTATTCACACCTGCAGTGGGGGTCACCGCGGCGGGCGCAGGCGGTGCAGGTGCAAGGAGTTACGTGGATCCTCATACTTACGAGGATCCGAATCAGGCTGTACGGGAATTCGCCCGAGAGATCGACGCCGGATACATCACGATAGAGGCAATTATAG GTGGCGGAGAATTCGGCGACGTCTGCCGAGGGAAACTGAAACTGCCTCCCGACGGACGAACGGAAATAGACGTGGCTATAAAAACGCTGAAACCGGGCTCTGCGGACAAGGCGCGTAACGATTTCCTGACAGAGGCGTCGATAATGGGACAGTTCGAGCACCCCAACGTGATATTCTTGCAAGGTGTGGTGACAAAGAGCAATCCGGTGATGATCATCACGGAGTTTATGGAGAACGGCAGCCTGGACACTTTCTTGCGCGCTAACGACGGCAAGTTCCAAGTGCTTCAATTGGTGGGGATGCTGCGCGGCATCGCCAGCGGTATGCAGTATCTCGCGGAGATGAACTACGTGCACCGCGATCTCGCCGCGAGAAACGTGTTAGTCAACGCCGCTCTGGTTTGCAAGATCGCCGACTTTGGACTCAGTAGAGAGATCGAGAGCGCCACGGAGGGAGCTTACACGACCAGGGTGAGCGATAGATTCAAATTGCAGAATCAAAAT GGCGGCAAAATCCCAGTACGGTGGACGGCACCGGAAGCAATAGCTTTCCGTAAATTCACCAGCGCCTCCGACGTTTGGAGTATGGGCATCGTGTGCTGGGAAGTAATGTCGTATGGCGAGAGGCCATACTGGAACTGGTCGAATCAAGATGTGATAAAGTCGATCGAGAAGGGCTATAGGCTTCCAGCGCCGATGGATTGTCCGGAGGCTATTTATCAACTGATGCTCGATTGCTGGCAGAAGGAGCGCACCCATCGGCCGACCTTTGCCAATCTCACGCAGACTTTGGACAAGCTCATACGAAGCCCGGACACGCTGAGAAAAATTGCTCAGAACAG CGTGAGGCCACCTGCACACAATCCGTACTATGTCACAAGCCATACGGCTGCCGTCCAGGCTGCGGTGGCGGCTGCGATGCCACCAGGCCCAGCCGCGAGCACGGCGGGCCCGTTCGTAGACATAGTCGGCCATCAGGCCCATCAACAAGCCCAGTCAGCGATTGCCGTTCCAGTAATGCCACCAGGAGCCGGCCGTAGCTTACACTATCATACACACGCAGCGACACACGCACTGCCACACCAACAATCATCGCTGACCTATCCCAATTGGGTCCCGTTCTCCCATTTTAACTGA
- the Eph gene encoding eph receptor tyrosine kinase isoform X27 yields MAPFNMAGVAGFLATCAAVAASAAHLLPLLLLLICPRGTQADQVVLLDTTTEEKLDWTKYPFGPQANTPGWIEESFTNFDKGINWRSYVVCDVAYNNVNNWLWTPFVERGPANRMYIEIKFTTRDCSLFPGNALSCKETFSLLYYEFDAATKEPPPWEPESYKLIGRIAAGEGRFNTNAEVIINTEVKSIPVTKKGVYFAFRDQGACISILAIKVYYINCPEISVNFARFPSTPTGREVALIEQTLGICVENAVKIAQPTFLCKGDGKWYLPTGGCHCKPGYQADVEKQQCKLCPIGKFKHEAGSHICEPCPEHSKASDYGFTECRCDPGYYRAEKDPKNMPCTQPPSAPQNLTVNFVDQSTVILSWNAPHMQGGRFDTTYKVVCDACSTDVKYIPNTETFNDTKITITGLNAVTTYRFQVFAQNGVSLLTQKKEYVDITVTTEASVPSLVSNVRITSVKSSELSISWDAPVIEVGGDSDLVERYEVRCYPRYDDATNATVIQTSELSATFKGLKPSTDYAIQVRAKTTRGWGEYTPVVFKKTPHAMGLDYVGEDDNMQVRIIAGAVVAVVVLLVIIIIMTVLILRSRASDECNKKQPSDCDTLEYRNGEGLVVTYMHCKMDSSPIVTTHTNNKSKSSLTTPLFTPAVGVTAAGAGGAGARSYVDPHTYEDPNQAVREFAREIDAGYITIEAIIGGGEFGDVCRGKLKLPPDGRTEIDVAIKTLKPGSADKARNDFLTEASIMGQFEHPNVIFLQGVVTKSNPVMIITEFMENGSLDTFLRANDGKFQVLQLVGMLRGIASGMQYLAEMNYVHRDLAARNVLVNAALVCKIADFGLSREIESATEGAYTTRGGKIPVRWTAPEAIAFRKFTSASDVWSMGIVCWEVMSYGERPYWNWSNQDVIKSIEKGYRLPAPMDCPEAIYQLMLDCWQKERTHRPTFANLTQTLDKLIRSPDTLRKIAQNRGTNPLAPDAVDLTQLTSVSEWLASIKMSRYAESFEQAGVTTLEAAARVTVQELTALGITLVGHQKKIMNSVTALRAQMSATSQGFLV; encoded by the exons tggATAGAGGAATCTTTCACGAACTTCGACAAGGGTATCAATTGGCGGAGTTACGTTGTATGCGATGTAGCGTACAACAATGTGAACAATTGGCTATGGACGCCATTCGTGGAGAGGGGTCCGGCGAACCGCATGtacatagaaataaaattcacgACCCGCGACTGCTCGCTATTCCCCGGGAACGCTCTCAGCTGTAAAGAGACCTTCAGTCTGCTCTATTACGAGTTTGATGCTGCTACCAAGGAACCGCCTCCGTGGGAACCAGaaagttataaacttatcg GTCGCATAGCCGCGGGTGAGGGTAGATTCAATACGAACGCCGAGGTGATAATAAACACCGAAGTAAAGTCGATTCCAGTGACAAAGAAGGGCGTCTACTTCGCTTTTCGCGATCAGGGGGCATGTATATCGATCTTGGCCATCAAGGTGTACTACATCAATTGTCCCGAGATCTCGGTGAACTTTGCCCGTTTCCCGTCCACGCCGACCGGCCGCGAAGTCGCGCTCATTGAACAAACGCTCGGTATTTGTGTCGAGAATGCTGTCAAAATTGCCCAGCCGACCTTCCTCTGCAAGGGAGACGGCAAGTGGTATCTACCAACGGGTGGATGTCACTGCAAGCCCGGTTATCAAGCTGACGTGGAGAAGCAGCAGTGCAAGTTGTGCCCCATAGGCAAGTTCAAACACGAGGCGGGCTCTCACATCTGCGAACCATGTCCGGAACACAGCAAAGCTTCCGATTACGGTTTCACGGAGTGTCGTTGCGATCCGGGCTATTATCGGGCGGAAAAGGATCCCAAGAATATGCCTTGCACGC AACCACCTTCGGCACCGCAAAACTTGACTGTCAACTTTGTCGATCAGTCCACGGTGATCCTTTCCTGGAATGCGCCGCATATGCAAGGTGGCAGGTTCGACACGACTTATAAAGTGGTCTGCGATGCTTGCAGCACGGATGTCAAATACATTCCCAATACT GAAACCTTCAACGACACGAAAATCACGATAACCGGTCTGAACGCAGTGACTACTTATCGCTTCCAAGTATTCGCCCAAAATGGTGTATCGCTGTTGACTCAAAAGAAGGAATACGTCGACATTACTGTTACAACGGAAGCCAGTGTGCCGAGTCTAGTGAGCAACGTTAGGATCACGAGTGTCAAAAGCTCCGAACTTAGCATCAGCTGGGACGCGCCGGTCATCGAAGTCGGCGGAGACAGCGATCTCGTCGAACGATACGAAG TGAGGTGTTACCCGCGCTATGACGACGCCACTAATGCAACCGTCATTCAAACGTCTGAGCTGTCTGCCACGTTCAAAGGCCTAAAGCCTTCCACGGATTACGCGATACAGGTTCGCGCCAAGACCACCCGTGGTTGGGGCGAGTATACGCCGGTGGTATTTAAGAAGACACCCCACGCCATGGGTCTAG ACTACGTCGGTGAGGACGACAACATGCAAGTTAGGATAATCGCAGGGGCAGTCGTCGCTGTCGTCGTACTTcttgtcattattattatcatgacCGTTTTGATCCTTAGAAG CAGGGCCTCGGACGAGTGCAACAAGAAGCAGCCCAGCGACTGCGATACTCTGGAGTACCGAAACGGCGAAG GACTAGTTGTGACCTACA TGCACTGCAAAATGGACAGTTCACCGATTGTGACAACCCATACCAACAACAAGAGCAAGTCCTCGC TGACCACGCCGCTATTCACACCTGCAGTGGGGGTCACCGCGGCGGGCGCAGGCGGTGCAGGTGCAAGGAGTTACGTGGATCCTCATACTTACGAGGATCCGAATCAGGCTGTACGGGAATTCGCCCGAGAGATCGACGCCGGATACATCACGATAGAGGCAATTATAG GTGGCGGAGAATTCGGCGACGTCTGCCGAGGGAAACTGAAACTGCCTCCCGACGGACGAACGGAAATAGACGTGGCTATAAAAACGCTGAAACCGGGCTCTGCGGACAAGGCGCGTAACGATTTCCTGACAGAGGCGTCGATAATGGGACAGTTCGAGCACCCCAACGTGATATTCTTGCAAGGTGTGGTGACAAAGAGCAATCCGGTGATGATCATCACGGAGTTTATGGAGAACGGCAGCCTGGACACTTTCTTGCGCGCTAACGACGGCAAGTTCCAAGTGCTTCAATTGGTGGGGATGCTGCGCGGCATCGCCAGCGGTATGCAGTATCTCGCGGAGATGAACTACGTGCACCGCGATCTCGCCGCGAGAAACGTGTTAGTCAACGCCGCTCTGGTTTGCAAGATCGCCGACTTTGGACTCAGTAGAGAGATCGAGAGCGCCACGGAGGGAGCTTACACGACCAGG GGCGGCAAAATCCCAGTACGGTGGACGGCACCGGAAGCAATAGCTTTCCGTAAATTCACCAGCGCCTCCGACGTTTGGAGTATGGGCATCGTGTGCTGGGAAGTAATGTCGTATGGCGAGAGGCCATACTGGAACTGGTCGAATCAAGATGTGATAAAGTCGATCGAGAAGGGCTATAGGCTTCCAGCGCCGATGGATTGTCCGGAGGCTATTTATCAACTGATGCTCGATTGCTGGCAGAAGGAGCGCACCCATCGGCCGACCTTTGCCAATCTCACGCAGACTTTGGACAAGCTCATACGAAGCCCGGACACGCTGAGAAAAATTGCTCAGAACAG GGGCACCAATCCACTGGCGCCAGACGCGGTGGACCTAACGCAATTGACGTCTGTCAGCGAATGGCTGGCTTCCATCAAGATGTCACGATACGCGGAGAGCTTCGAGCAGGCAGGCGTGACGACGCTGGAAGCTGCGGCGCGTGTCACCGTCCAAGAACTCACGGCTCTCGGTATAACGCTCGTGGGGCATCAGAAGAAGATTATGAACAGCGTGACGGCGTTACGGGCGCAGATGTCGGCCACCTCGCAAGGTTTCCTCGTATAA
- the Eph gene encoding eph receptor tyrosine kinase isoform X11 codes for MAPFNMAGVAGFLATCAAVAASAAHLLPLLLLLICPRGTQADQVVLLDTTTEEKLDWTKYPFGPQANTPGWIEESFTNFDKGINWRSYVVCDVAYNNVNNWLWTPFVERGPANRMYIEIKFTTRDCSLFPGNALSCKETFSLLYYEFDAATKEPPPWEPESYKLIGRIAAGEGRFNTNAEVIINTEVKSIPVTKKGVYFAFRDQGACISILAIKVYYINCPEISVNFARFPSTPTGREVALIEQTLGICVENAVKIAQPTFLCKGDGKWYLPTGGCHCKPGYQADVEKQQCKLCPIGKFKHEAGSHICEPCPEHSKASDYGFTECRCDPGYYRAEKDPKNMPCTQPPSAPQNLTVNFVDQSTVILSWNAPHMQGGRFDTTYKVVCDACSTDVKYIPNTETFNDTKITITGLNAVTTYRFQVFAQNGVSLLTQKKEYVDITVTTEASVPSLVSNVRITSVKSSELSISWDAPVIEVGGDSDLVERYEVRCYPRYDDATNATVIQTSELSATFKGLKPSTDYAIQVRAKTTRGWGEYTPVVFKKTPHAMGLDYVGEDDNMQVRIIAGAVVAVVVLLVIIIIMTVLILRSKFMRFMRFRCSRASDECNKKQPSDCDTLEYRNGEGLVVTYMHCKMDSSPIVTTHTNNKSKSSLTTPLFTPAVGVTAAGAGGAGARSYVDPHTYEDPNQAVREFAREIDAGYITIEAIIGGGEFGDVCRGKLKLPPDGRTEIDVAIKTLKPGSADKARNDFLTEASIMGQFEHPNVIFLQGVVTKSNPVMIITEFMENGSLDTFLRANDGKFQVLQLVGMLRGIASGMQYLAEMNYVHRDLAARNVLVNAALVCKIADFGLSREIESATEGAYTTRGGKIPVRWTAPEAIAFRKFTSASDVWSMGIVCWEVMSYGERPYWNWSNQDVIKSIEKGYRLPAPMDCPEAIYQLMLDCWQKERTHRPTFANLTQTLDKLIRSPDTLRKIAQNRGTNPLAPDAVDLTQLTSVSEWLASIKMSRYAESFEQAGVTTLEAAARVTVQELTALGITLVGHQKKIMNSVTALRAQMSATSQGFLV; via the exons tggATAGAGGAATCTTTCACGAACTTCGACAAGGGTATCAATTGGCGGAGTTACGTTGTATGCGATGTAGCGTACAACAATGTGAACAATTGGCTATGGACGCCATTCGTGGAGAGGGGTCCGGCGAACCGCATGtacatagaaataaaattcacgACCCGCGACTGCTCGCTATTCCCCGGGAACGCTCTCAGCTGTAAAGAGACCTTCAGTCTGCTCTATTACGAGTTTGATGCTGCTACCAAGGAACCGCCTCCGTGGGAACCAGaaagttataaacttatcg GTCGCATAGCCGCGGGTGAGGGTAGATTCAATACGAACGCCGAGGTGATAATAAACACCGAAGTAAAGTCGATTCCAGTGACAAAGAAGGGCGTCTACTTCGCTTTTCGCGATCAGGGGGCATGTATATCGATCTTGGCCATCAAGGTGTACTACATCAATTGTCCCGAGATCTCGGTGAACTTTGCCCGTTTCCCGTCCACGCCGACCGGCCGCGAAGTCGCGCTCATTGAACAAACGCTCGGTATTTGTGTCGAGAATGCTGTCAAAATTGCCCAGCCGACCTTCCTCTGCAAGGGAGACGGCAAGTGGTATCTACCAACGGGTGGATGTCACTGCAAGCCCGGTTATCAAGCTGACGTGGAGAAGCAGCAGTGCAAGTTGTGCCCCATAGGCAAGTTCAAACACGAGGCGGGCTCTCACATCTGCGAACCATGTCCGGAACACAGCAAAGCTTCCGATTACGGTTTCACGGAGTGTCGTTGCGATCCGGGCTATTATCGGGCGGAAAAGGATCCCAAGAATATGCCTTGCACGC AACCACCTTCGGCACCGCAAAACTTGACTGTCAACTTTGTCGATCAGTCCACGGTGATCCTTTCCTGGAATGCGCCGCATATGCAAGGTGGCAGGTTCGACACGACTTATAAAGTGGTCTGCGATGCTTGCAGCACGGATGTCAAATACATTCCCAATACT GAAACCTTCAACGACACGAAAATCACGATAACCGGTCTGAACGCAGTGACTACTTATCGCTTCCAAGTATTCGCCCAAAATGGTGTATCGCTGTTGACTCAAAAGAAGGAATACGTCGACATTACTGTTACAACGGAAGCCAGTGTGCCGAGTCTAGTGAGCAACGTTAGGATCACGAGTGTCAAAAGCTCCGAACTTAGCATCAGCTGGGACGCGCCGGTCATCGAAGTCGGCGGAGACAGCGATCTCGTCGAACGATACGAAG TGAGGTGTTACCCGCGCTATGACGACGCCACTAATGCAACCGTCATTCAAACGTCTGAGCTGTCTGCCACGTTCAAAGGCCTAAAGCCTTCCACGGATTACGCGATACAGGTTCGCGCCAAGACCACCCGTGGTTGGGGCGAGTATACGCCGGTGGTATTTAAGAAGACACCCCACGCCATGGGTCTAG ACTACGTCGGTGAGGACGACAACATGCAAGTTAGGATAATCGCAGGGGCAGTCGTCGCTGTCGTCGTACTTcttgtcattattattatcatgacCGTTTTGATCCTTAGAAG CAAATTCATGCGATTCATGCGATTTCGTTGCAGCAGGGCCTCGGACGAGTGCAACAAGAAGCAGCCCAGCGACTGCGATACTCTGGAGTACCGAAACGGCGAAG GACTAGTTGTGACCTACA TGCACTGCAAAATGGACAGTTCACCGATTGTGACAACCCATACCAACAACAAGAGCAAGTCCTCGC TGACCACGCCGCTATTCACACCTGCAGTGGGGGTCACCGCGGCGGGCGCAGGCGGTGCAGGTGCAAGGAGTTACGTGGATCCTCATACTTACGAGGATCCGAATCAGGCTGTACGGGAATTCGCCCGAGAGATCGACGCCGGATACATCACGATAGAGGCAATTATAG GTGGCGGAGAATTCGGCGACGTCTGCCGAGGGAAACTGAAACTGCCTCCCGACGGACGAACGGAAATAGACGTGGCTATAAAAACGCTGAAACCGGGCTCTGCGGACAAGGCGCGTAACGATTTCCTGACAGAGGCGTCGATAATGGGACAGTTCGAGCACCCCAACGTGATATTCTTGCAAGGTGTGGTGACAAAGAGCAATCCGGTGATGATCATCACGGAGTTTATGGAGAACGGCAGCCTGGACACTTTCTTGCGCGCTAACGACGGCAAGTTCCAAGTGCTTCAATTGGTGGGGATGCTGCGCGGCATCGCCAGCGGTATGCAGTATCTCGCGGAGATGAACTACGTGCACCGCGATCTCGCCGCGAGAAACGTGTTAGTCAACGCCGCTCTGGTTTGCAAGATCGCCGACTTTGGACTCAGTAGAGAGATCGAGAGCGCCACGGAGGGAGCTTACACGACCAGG GGCGGCAAAATCCCAGTACGGTGGACGGCACCGGAAGCAATAGCTTTCCGTAAATTCACCAGCGCCTCCGACGTTTGGAGTATGGGCATCGTGTGCTGGGAAGTAATGTCGTATGGCGAGAGGCCATACTGGAACTGGTCGAATCAAGATGTGATAAAGTCGATCGAGAAGGGCTATAGGCTTCCAGCGCCGATGGATTGTCCGGAGGCTATTTATCAACTGATGCTCGATTGCTGGCAGAAGGAGCGCACCCATCGGCCGACCTTTGCCAATCTCACGCAGACTTTGGACAAGCTCATACGAAGCCCGGACACGCTGAGAAAAATTGCTCAGAACAG GGGCACCAATCCACTGGCGCCAGACGCGGTGGACCTAACGCAATTGACGTCTGTCAGCGAATGGCTGGCTTCCATCAAGATGTCACGATACGCGGAGAGCTTCGAGCAGGCAGGCGTGACGACGCTGGAAGCTGCGGCGCGTGTCACCGTCCAAGAACTCACGGCTCTCGGTATAACGCTCGTGGGGCATCAGAAGAAGATTATGAACAGCGTGACGGCGTTACGGGCGCAGATGTCGGCCACCTCGCAAGGTTTCCTCGTATAA